In a single window of the Cupriavidus basilensis genome:
- a CDS encoding efflux RND transporter periplasmic adaptor subunit, with amino-acid sequence MHIERVPFRHISAATVAVILAACGQKPAAPPPQTLEVGVVTVKPATVPVTSELPGRTSAFLVAQVRARVDGIVLRREFTEGDEVKLGQRLYKIDPTPYIAALNNAKAVLAKAQANVGTQNALVQRYKILVAANAVSKQDYDNAVAALGQAVADVASGKAGVETAQINLGYTDVVSPISGRSGLSQVTPGAYVQASQATLLTTVQQLDPVYVNLTQSSVEGLRLRRQIQEGRLQTTGANAAKVTLLLEDGRAYPQPGQLQFTDVSVDQSTGSVTVRAIFPNKDRVLLPGMFVRARIDEGVNDKAIVVPQIGVTHDAKGQAVALVVGQDNKVTQRQIVTTGTYGSGWVVDSGLQPGDRVIVNGVEKAKPGMTVKPVEAQVPAQPASGAQAMAGAGAPAASAPSAASAASAAQ; translated from the coding sequence ATGCACATCGAGCGGGTTCCCTTTCGCCATATCAGTGCCGCGACGGTTGCCGTAATTCTTGCTGCATGCGGACAGAAGCCCGCCGCGCCGCCGCCGCAGACGCTGGAGGTCGGCGTCGTCACCGTCAAGCCGGCCACCGTGCCCGTCACGTCCGAACTGCCGGGCCGCACCAGCGCCTTCCTGGTCGCGCAGGTGCGCGCGCGGGTCGACGGCATCGTGCTGCGCCGCGAGTTCACCGAGGGCGATGAAGTCAAGCTGGGCCAGCGCCTCTACAAGATCGACCCGACGCCCTACATTGCCGCGCTCAACAATGCCAAGGCCGTGCTGGCAAAGGCACAAGCCAACGTGGGCACGCAGAACGCACTAGTCCAGCGCTACAAGATCCTGGTGGCGGCCAACGCCGTGAGCAAGCAGGACTACGACAATGCCGTGGCCGCGCTGGGCCAGGCCGTGGCCGACGTGGCATCGGGCAAGGCGGGGGTGGAAACCGCGCAGATCAACCTGGGCTACACCGATGTCGTGTCCCCCATCAGCGGGCGCAGCGGCTTGTCGCAGGTGACGCCGGGCGCCTATGTGCAGGCCAGCCAGGCCACGCTGCTGACCACGGTCCAGCAACTGGATCCGGTCTACGTCAACCTGACGCAATCGAGCGTCGAGGGGCTGCGGCTGCGCCGCCAGATCCAGGAGGGCCGCCTGCAGACCACCGGCGCCAATGCCGCCAAGGTCACGCTGTTGCTGGAGGACGGACGCGCCTATCCGCAGCCCGGCCAGCTCCAGTTCACCGACGTGAGCGTGGACCAGAGCACGGGATCGGTGACGGTGCGTGCGATCTTCCCGAACAAGGATCGCGTGCTGCTGCCCGGGATGTTCGTGCGCGCGCGCATCGACGAGGGTGTCAACGACAAGGCCATCGTCGTGCCGCAGATCGGCGTCACGCATGATGCGAAGGGGCAGGCCGTGGCGCTGGTGGTCGGCCAGGACAACAAGGTGACGCAACGCCAGATTGTCACCACCGGCACCTACGGCAGCGGCTGGGTGGTGGACAGCGGCCTGCAGCCGGGCGATCGCGTGATCGTCAACGGCGTGGAGAAAGCCAAGCCGGGCATGACGGTCAAGCCGGTCGAAGCCCAGGTACCGGCACAGCCGGCCTCCGGCGCGCAGGCCATGGCTGGCGCCGGCGCGCCGGCGGCATCGGCGCCTTCCGCAGCATCGGCAGCATCGGCCGCGCAATAA
- a CDS encoding citryl-CoA lyase: MSEPAKPNTGTHDINEGQRLSQDWWRTEIIDMQPGEIRYRGYPIEQLIGQVSFAQMIWLMLRGDLPARGQGELLDAALMSAVDHGPQAPSIAIARMAATCGVGLNNAMASAVNVLGDVHGGAGEQAVELYQDVARRIDGGATQEAAVKAALADYRDNHGKFVSGFGHRFHPLDPRAPRLLALVDQAAADGVVSGRFATIARAVEAELGAGRSKPIPMNIDGATAVIYAELGFPAPLARGLFCLSRSVGILAHAWEQTQQGGRNKGPIPRQYIWTYDGHPPRDVPTAQD; encoded by the coding sequence ATGAGTGAACCTGCCAAGCCAAACACCGGCACCCATGACATCAACGAAGGCCAGCGCCTCTCCCAGGACTGGTGGCGCACCGAGATCATCGACATGCAGCCCGGCGAGATCCGCTACCGCGGCTATCCCATCGAGCAACTGATCGGCCAGGTATCGTTCGCGCAGATGATCTGGCTGATGCTGCGCGGCGACCTGCCGGCGCGCGGGCAAGGCGAGTTGCTGGACGCCGCGCTGATGTCGGCGGTGGACCACGGCCCGCAAGCGCCGAGCATCGCCATCGCCCGCATGGCCGCCACCTGTGGCGTGGGCCTGAACAATGCGATGGCGTCCGCCGTCAACGTGCTGGGCGACGTGCACGGCGGCGCCGGCGAGCAGGCCGTGGAGCTGTACCAGGATGTGGCACGCCGTATCGACGGCGGCGCAACCCAGGAAGCCGCGGTCAAGGCCGCCCTGGCGGATTACCGCGACAACCACGGCAAGTTCGTGTCCGGATTCGGCCACCGCTTTCATCCGCTGGACCCGCGCGCCCCGCGCCTGCTGGCGCTGGTGGACCAGGCCGCGGCCGATGGCGTGGTCTCGGGCCGCTTCGCCACGATTGCACGCGCGGTGGAGGCCGAACTGGGCGCGGGCCGCAGCAAGCCGATTCCCATGAATATCGACGGTGCCACGGCCGTGATCTACGCGGAACTGGGCTTCCCGGCGCCGCTGGCGCGCGGGCTGTTCTGCCTGTCGCGCTCGGTCGGGATCCTGGCGCATGCCTGGGAGCAAACGCAGCAAGGCGGCCGCAACAAGGGCCCGATCCCGCGCCAGTACATCTGGACTTACGACGGCCACCCGCCCCGGGACGTGCCGACGGCGCAGGACTGA
- a CDS encoding sensor domain-containing diguanylate cyclase, with translation MQLDQQTIVVVMVVVYASTLAISAGLLSALRPSAAGRLWALGHLLLSAAGLVLAANASARQVYVSAGGAAAFIAGRLLIYRGVRVYYGMASWDRTLAVGVTVAALALAGAAGMAGGPARMHVIGYGSLALVAVLTVVTLLHAYDGRRSVGTPLVVIASLIHLATHLAGFAAGLAGNVASGPFYASSANGILLVAPLVGTLLALFGFTVMAMEQVIATNENGARLDALTRLLNRGALDKSAISLVAAWERHGQPLSCLVIDIDHFKQVNDRHGHHAGDTVLKLIAEAIDNSRRASDVAGRYGGEEFCILCPHTDEGQATALANRILKKVRGIALPGESAAFASVSIGVAELRGGAAGVEGLWRALFAAADRALYAAKEFGRDRYALASWMAPSTRPVPGDVGDSAHVPGR, from the coding sequence GTGCAGTTAGACCAGCAAACGATTGTCGTCGTCATGGTGGTGGTGTATGCCAGCACGCTGGCCATTTCGGCGGGCCTGCTCAGCGCCTTGCGGCCTAGCGCGGCCGGGCGCCTGTGGGCGCTCGGGCATCTGCTGTTGTCGGCCGCCGGGCTGGTGCTGGCGGCCAACGCTTCGGCCAGGCAGGTCTATGTCAGCGCGGGCGGGGCGGCCGCCTTTATCGCCGGCAGGCTGCTGATCTACCGCGGCGTGCGGGTGTACTACGGCATGGCGTCGTGGGATCGCACGCTCGCGGTGGGCGTGACGGTGGCCGCGCTGGCGCTGGCTGGCGCAGCCGGCATGGCTGGCGGCCCGGCGCGCATGCATGTGATCGGCTACGGCAGCCTGGCCCTGGTGGCCGTGCTGACGGTCGTTACCCTGCTGCACGCCTACGATGGCCGGCGCAGCGTGGGCACGCCCCTGGTGGTGATTGCCAGCCTGATTCACCTGGCCACGCACCTGGCCGGCTTTGCCGCCGGGCTGGCAGGCAACGTGGCCTCGGGGCCGTTCTATGCCAGCAGTGCCAACGGGATCTTGCTGGTGGCGCCGCTGGTGGGCACCTTGCTGGCCCTGTTCGGATTTACGGTCATGGCCATGGAGCAGGTCATTGCTACCAATGAAAACGGTGCCAGGCTCGACGCGCTGACGCGCCTGCTCAACCGAGGCGCGCTCGACAAGTCAGCCATCAGCCTGGTGGCCGCCTGGGAGCGCCACGGCCAGCCCTTGTCCTGCCTGGTGATCGATATCGACCATTTCAAGCAGGTCAACGACCGGCATGGCCACCATGCCGGCGACACCGTGCTCAAGCTGATCGCCGAGGCCATCGACAACTCGCGGCGTGCCTCCGATGTGGCCGGGCGCTACGGCGGCGAGGAATTCTGCATCCTCTGCCCGCATACCGACGAAGGCCAGGCCACCGCGCTGGCCAACCGGATCCTGAAAAAGGTGCGCGGCATTGCGCTGCCCGGCGAGTCGGCGGCGTTTGCCAGCGTCAGCATCGGCGTGGCCGAGCTGCGGGGCGGGGCGGCGGGGGTGGAAGGGTTGTGGCGCGCCTTGTTCGCGGCGGCCGACCGGGCGCTCTATGCGGCCAAGGAGTTTGGCCGGGACCGCTATGCGCTGGCGTCCTGGATGGCGCCTTCCACGCGCCCGGTGCCCGGCGACGTGGGCGACTCCGCCCACGTGCCTGGCCGTTAG
- a CDS encoding Bug family tripartite tricarboxylate transporter substrate binding protein codes for MKRFPIRALLLLAVPALLAAGAIPAAADTYPSQPVRLVVPFPPAGGTDVMARLVFNKVGMTTHWNVVVENRAGAGGNIGMDAVAKARPDGYTLGMGQTANLAINPTLYPRMPYDAVKDFTPVALVSAQPLVLIVRKDAPYKNLADLIAAGKARQLSMASAGTGTVGHLTGEMFARRTGIKMLHVPYKGASPALTDLLGGQTDFYFATPPIALPMIKAGKLRALGVTSAKRLPLLADVPTVIEGGYAGFQAEDWKALVAPAGTPAEIVKRVNEEINKAIAQPDTLAKMREEGSEPRGGSPQDLAAFIKAENTRWGTLVRQSGAKVE; via the coding sequence ATGAAACGCTTCCCCATCCGCGCCCTGCTGCTGCTCGCAGTCCCCGCCCTGCTCGCCGCAGGCGCCATCCCCGCTGCGGCGGACACCTATCCGAGCCAGCCGGTGCGCCTGGTGGTCCCCTTCCCGCCGGCCGGCGGCACCGACGTCATGGCGCGCCTGGTGTTCAACAAGGTGGGCATGACCACCCACTGGAACGTGGTGGTGGAAAACCGCGCCGGCGCGGGCGGCAATATCGGCATGGACGCGGTGGCCAAGGCCCGCCCCGATGGCTACACGCTCGGCATGGGCCAGACCGCCAACCTGGCGATCAATCCCACCCTGTACCCCAGGATGCCCTACGACGCGGTCAAGGACTTCACCCCGGTGGCGCTGGTTTCCGCGCAGCCGCTGGTGCTGATCGTGCGCAAGGACGCGCCGTACAAAAACCTGGCCGACCTGATCGCCGCCGGCAAAGCCCGGCAGCTCTCGATGGCGTCGGCCGGCACGGGCACCGTGGGCCACCTGACGGGCGAGATGTTCGCGCGCCGCACGGGCATCAAGATGCTGCATGTGCCCTACAAGGGCGCCTCGCCGGCGCTGACCGACCTGCTGGGCGGCCAGACCGACTTTTACTTCGCCACGCCGCCGATCGCGCTGCCGATGATCAAGGCCGGCAAGCTGCGCGCACTCGGCGTGACCTCGGCCAAGCGCCTGCCGCTGCTGGCCGACGTGCCGACCGTGATCGAAGGCGGCTATGCCGGCTTCCAGGCGGAGGACTGGAAGGCGCTGGTGGCGCCGGCGGGCACGCCGGCGGAGATCGTCAAGCGCGTCAACGAAGAGATCAACAAGGCCATCGCCCAGCCCGATACCCTCGCCAAGATGCGTGAGGAAGGCAGCGAGCCGCGCGGCGGCTCCCCGCAAGACCTGGCCGCGTTCATCAAAGCTGAAAACACCCGCTGGGGCACCCTCGTGCGCCAGTCCGGCGCCAAGGTAGAGTAA
- a CDS encoding IclR family transcriptional regulator gives MPRKAAQLSEADKHAAEGGAVAVDRALFVLSAFRLGDTTLSLVELAQRTGLYKSTLLRLLASLEHARLILRHTDGRYGLGPEVARLNSVYSASFSLELIVMPVLRQLVQATRESAAYHVEQGEHRLCLYRIDSPQPVRDHAKAGELLPRNRGAGGRVLRAFSGARGELYQKIREEGVAAMVGDRLPEIAGVSSPVFGPDGELKGALTLTCPTPRFDEAFRPHVLRAARDLTLALGGTFPFPA, from the coding sequence ATGCCACGTAAAGCCGCCCAGCTCTCCGAAGCCGACAAGCATGCCGCCGAAGGCGGTGCCGTAGCTGTAGACCGGGCCTTGTTCGTGCTTTCCGCGTTCCGCCTGGGCGACACCACGCTGAGCCTGGTGGAGCTGGCCCAGCGCACCGGGCTCTACAAAAGCACGCTGCTGCGCCTGCTGGCGTCGCTGGAGCACGCCAGGCTGATCCTGCGCCATACCGATGGCCGCTACGGGCTGGGCCCGGAAGTGGCGCGGCTGAACTCGGTGTATTCGGCTTCGTTCTCGCTCGAGCTGATCGTCATGCCGGTGCTGCGCCAACTGGTGCAGGCCACGCGCGAAAGCGCCGCTTACCACGTCGAACAGGGGGAGCACCGCCTGTGCCTGTATCGCATCGACTCGCCCCAGCCGGTGCGCGACCATGCCAAGGCGGGCGAGCTGCTGCCGCGCAACCGCGGCGCCGGTGGCCGCGTGCTGCGTGCGTTCAGCGGGGCGCGGGGCGAGCTTTACCAGAAAATACGGGAAGAGGGCGTCGCGGCGATGGTCGGGGATCGTCTGCCGGAGATTGCCGGCGTATCGTCGCCGGTGTTTGGCCCGGACGGCGAGCTCAAGGGCGCGCTGACCCTGACCTGCCCGACGCCGCGCTTTGACGAGGCTTTCCGCCCGCACGTCCTGCGGGCGGCCCGCGACCTGACCCTGGCGCTGGGGGGGACGTTCCCGTTTCCCGCCTGA
- a CDS encoding CaiB/BaiF CoA transferase family protein, which translates to MQKPLRHIRVLDLTNVLAGPFCCHQLAHMGAEVIKVETPGTGDLARQLGADAELNSRLMGVSFLAQNPGKRSITINLKHASGKEVFRKLVQSADVLVENFRPGVMDRLGLGFAALKQIHPKLIYCAISGFGQDGPLSDLPAYDQIIQGMSGVMSITGDPQTAPYRVGYPVSDTIGGITAAFAVAAALADHRRTEGYFIDVSMLEATLATMGWVVSNYLIAGKTPAPMGNENMTASPSGAFHTGEGLINIAANKQEQFEAVCRVVGRPELATDARFSQRQARLANRAELTRELEAELSKKSADAWWKLFNEAGVPAGPVYSVPQTLDHPQVSGRGMIGEFAEVPGVGRDIRLVRTGFKLNGEAPSVDTPPPELGQHTREILAQLGYGEADIETLQKERAV; encoded by the coding sequence ATGCAAAAACCGCTACGCCATATCCGCGTCCTCGACCTCACCAACGTGCTGGCCGGACCCTTCTGCTGCCACCAGCTCGCCCATATGGGCGCCGAGGTCATCAAGGTGGAAACCCCGGGCACCGGCGACCTGGCCCGCCAGCTGGGCGCCGATGCCGAGCTCAACAGCCGGCTCATGGGCGTGTCCTTCCTGGCGCAGAACCCGGGGAAACGCTCCATCACCATCAACCTCAAGCACGCGAGCGGCAAGGAAGTCTTCCGCAAGCTGGTGCAGAGCGCCGACGTCCTGGTGGAGAACTTCCGCCCCGGCGTGATGGACCGCCTGGGGCTGGGCTTCGCGGCGCTCAAGCAGATCCATCCCAAGCTGATCTATTGCGCCATTTCCGGCTTCGGGCAGGACGGCCCGCTGTCGGACCTGCCGGCGTACGACCAGATCATCCAGGGAATGTCCGGGGTGATGAGCATCACCGGCGACCCGCAGACCGCGCCTTACCGCGTGGGCTACCCGGTCTCCGACACCATCGGCGGCATCACCGCGGCCTTTGCCGTGGCCGCCGCGCTGGCGGATCACCGGCGCACCGAGGGTTACTTCATCGACGTGTCGATGCTGGAAGCCACGCTGGCCACCATGGGCTGGGTGGTGTCCAACTACCTGATCGCAGGCAAGACCCCGGCGCCGATGGGCAATGAGAACATGACGGCCAGCCCGTCCGGCGCCTTCCACACCGGCGAGGGCCTGATCAATATTGCTGCCAACAAGCAGGAGCAGTTCGAAGCGGTCTGCCGCGTGGTGGGCCGCCCGGAACTTGCCACCGACGCGCGTTTCTCGCAGCGCCAGGCGCGGCTGGCCAACCGCGCCGAACTCACGCGCGAGCTGGAGGCAGAGCTGTCGAAGAAATCCGCCGATGCGTGGTGGAAACTGTTCAACGAGGCGGGCGTGCCGGCCGGCCCGGTCTATAGCGTGCCGCAAACGCTGGATCACCCGCAGGTAAGCGGGCGCGGCATGATCGGTGAGTTTGCCGAGGTGCCCGGCGTGGGCCGCGACATCCGGCTTGTGCGCACGGGCTTCAAGCTCAATGGCGAGGCCCCGTCGGTCGACACCCCGCCGCCGGAGCTCGGCCAGCACACCCGTGAGATCCTCGCCCAGCTTGGCTACGGCGAGGCGGATATCGAAACCCTGCAAAAGGAGCGCGCGGTATGA